A genome region from Geobacter pickeringii includes the following:
- a CDS encoding ATP-binding response regulator produces the protein MERILVIEDSTVVQAQLEDILSPEYRLVLCDDGPSGMAAAQEEPPGLILLDVYLPGIDGYEICRRLKEDERTRQVPVIFITSLGAEREKVRGFEAGADDYIVKPFYAGELRARVALHLASRREKRLAVEIERLKLLREMAVALSHELNNPLTSLFGLLHLAGREAPDDRPRLRQHLAEIRGELEKVRFIVEKLATASRVAKTDYLLGEEMLDLREI, from the coding sequence ATGGAACGGATCCTCGTCATCGAAGACAGCACGGTGGTGCAGGCGCAGCTTGAGGACATCCTGAGCCCGGAGTACCGGCTCGTCCTGTGCGACGACGGCCCGTCGGGGATGGCCGCGGCGCAGGAAGAGCCGCCGGGGCTGATCCTCCTCGACGTCTACCTGCCGGGGATCGACGGCTACGAGATCTGCCGCCGGTTGAAGGAAGACGAGCGGACCCGGCAGGTACCGGTCATCTTCATCACCTCCCTGGGGGCGGAGCGGGAAAAGGTGCGGGGATTCGAGGCGGGGGCCGACGACTACATCGTCAAGCCGTTCTACGCGGGAGAACTGCGGGCGCGCGTCGCTCTCCACCTCGCCTCGCGCCGCGAAAAGCGCCTGGCCGTGGAGATCGAGAGACTGAAACTGCTCCGGGAGATGGCGGTGGCCCTCAGCCACGAACTCAACAACCCCCTCACCTCCCTCTTCGGCCTCCTGCACCTGGCGGGCCGGGAGGCTCCCGACGACCGTCCCCGGCTCCGGCAGCACCTGGCGGAGATCCGCGGAGAGCTCGAAAAGGTGCGGTTCATCGTCGAAAAGCTCGCCACCGCCTCCCGGGTGGCGAAAACCGACTACCTGCTGGGGGAAGAGATGCTCGACCTGCGCGAGATCTAG
- a CDS encoding anaerobic C4-dicarboxylate transporter yields MLMFWVQFVLVLGAVLVGIRRGGVALGLIGGMGVSLLVLGFRSSPSEPPIAVMLIILAVVTASATLQVAGGLDYLVQLTERMLRAHPKYVTILAPLSTFFLTVCVGTGHAVYALLPVIADVAIKTGIRPERPMAISSVASQMGITASPVAAAVTFFLGFAAKAGHPVTLIDIISITMPAGVVGVLAAAAWSFNRGKDLDKDPEYQARLQDPEFRKALDADVTTLDKKISGTAKLSVALFFAGVATIILFAVFPDLLPLGADKKPVPMTTVVQFVMLAFGAFIMFAADVKAKEIAHSSVFTAGMIAVVSIFGIAWMSDTFISANKKFLVDNIGVMVKMAPWTFAIATFCISAFVKSQAATLAITLPLGLALGLPVPLLLGLVPASYAYFFFAFYPSDLAAINFDRTGTTRIGKYLLNHSFMIPGLIGVSVSTVVAYGISRVIL; encoded by the coding sequence ATGTTGATGTTCTGGGTTCAGTTCGTTCTGGTGCTCGGTGCGGTGCTGGTCGGTATCCGCAGGGGAGGGGTGGCGCTGGGGCTCATCGGCGGCATGGGGGTATCGCTTCTGGTGCTCGGGTTCCGCAGTTCCCCCTCGGAGCCGCCGATCGCGGTCATGCTCATCATCCTGGCGGTGGTCACCGCCTCCGCGACCCTTCAGGTGGCCGGGGGGCTCGACTACCTGGTGCAGCTCACGGAGCGGATGCTGCGGGCCCACCCCAAGTACGTGACCATCCTGGCGCCGCTCTCCACCTTCTTCCTGACGGTCTGTGTCGGCACCGGCCACGCGGTCTACGCGCTGCTGCCGGTCATCGCCGACGTGGCCATCAAGACCGGCATCCGCCCCGAGCGCCCCATGGCCATCTCCAGCGTCGCCTCCCAGATGGGGATCACCGCCAGCCCCGTGGCCGCCGCCGTCACCTTCTTCCTCGGCTTCGCCGCCAAGGCGGGCCATCCGGTGACCCTCATCGACATCATCTCCATCACCATGCCGGCTGGTGTTGTCGGCGTGCTGGCGGCCGCCGCCTGGAGCTTCAACCGGGGGAAGGACCTGGACAAGGACCCCGAATACCAGGCCCGTCTCCAGGACCCCGAATTCCGCAAGGCCCTGGACGCCGACGTCACCACCCTGGACAAGAAGATCAGCGGCACCGCCAAGCTTTCCGTGGCCCTCTTCTTCGCCGGCGTGGCCACCATCATCCTCTTTGCCGTCTTCCCCGATCTCCTGCCGCTGGGCGCCGACAAGAAACCGGTTCCCATGACCACCGTCGTCCAGTTCGTCATGCTTGCCTTCGGTGCGTTCATCATGTTCGCCGCCGACGTGAAGGCCAAGGAGATAGCCCACTCCAGCGTCTTCACCGCCGGGATGATCGCCGTGGTCTCCATCTTCGGCATCGCCTGGATGAGCGATACCTTCATCTCCGCCAACAAGAAGTTCCTCGTGGATAACATCGGCGTCATGGTCAAGATGGCTCCCTGGACCTTCGCCATCGCCACCTTCTGCATCTCCGCCTTCGTGAAGAGCCAGGCCGCCACCCTCGCCATCACGCTCCCCCTCGGCCTCGCCCTGGGGCTTCCGGTCCCGCTCCTCCTGGGGCTCGTGCCGGCCAGCTACGCCTACTTCTTCTTTGCCTTCTACCCCAGCGACCTGGCCGCCATCAACTTCGACCGCACCGGCACCACCCGCATCGGCAAGTACCTCCTGAACCACAGCTTCATGATCCCCGGCCTCATCGGGGTCAGCGTCTCCACCGTGGTTGCCTATGGCATTTCGCGGGTGATCCTCTAG
- a CDS encoding thermonuclease family protein yields the protein MRKFLAASLLLLATAGTPAGADYTTTGLVARVVDGDTLVLNTGRTSPKIRLYGIDAPEIRHMAKPGQPFGPEAKRALEEKVLGKRVTIEIMDVDKNRRIVGIIRVGRRDINREMVEEGWAWAYRRYLTPPLAASYIGAEKGARQARRGLWQQEAPQAPWIFRLRQKLH from the coding sequence ATGCGCAAATTCCTTGCAGCATCCCTCCTCCTGCTCGCCACCGCCGGCACCCCGGCCGGCGCCGACTACACGACCACCGGCCTGGTGGCGCGGGTGGTGGACGGCGACACCCTCGTCCTGAACACCGGCCGAACCTCCCCCAAAATCCGCCTCTACGGCATCGACGCCCCCGAGATCCGGCATATGGCCAAGCCGGGGCAGCCCTTCGGCCCCGAAGCGAAACGGGCGTTGGAGGAAAAGGTGCTCGGCAAGCGGGTGACCATCGAGATCATGGATGTGGACAAGAACCGCCGGATCGTCGGCATCATCCGGGTCGGCCGTCGGGACATCAACCGCGAGATGGTCGAGGAGGGGTGGGCCTGGGCCTACCGGCGTTATCTCACCCCGCCGCTGGCCGCAAGCTATATCGGCGCGGAGAAGGGGGCACGCCAGGCGCGCCGCGGCCTCTGGCAGCAGGAGGCGCCCCAGGCGCCGTGGATCTTCCGGCTGCGGCAGAAGCTGCACTGA
- the gdhA gene encoding NADP-specific glutamate dehydrogenase, producing the protein MTAQLDEKVEGIYQEVLQRNSGETEFHQAVREVLESLGPVLVKHPEFRERKIIERICEPERQIIFRVPWQDDRGQVHINRGFRVEFNSALGPYKGGLRFHPSVYLGIIKFLGFEQIFKNSLTGMPIGGGKGGSDFDPKGKSDDEIMRFCQSFMTELYRHIGEHTDVPAGDIGVGGREIGYMFGQYKRITNRWEAGVLTGKGLDYGGSLVRTEATGYGATFFVDEMLKVRGQSFEGKTCLVSGSGNVAIYTIEKIHELGGTVVACSDSNGVIHDEKGIDLELVKQLKEVERRRIGDYVEYRTHAHYRAGGNIWAIPCHVAMPSATQNEINGKDAAALVKHGCIAVGEGANMPTTPEGVRVFLEAGIAYGPGKAANAGGVATSALEMQQNACRDAWSFEFTEKRLAEIMKGIHDLCYVTAEEYGTPGNYVNGANIAGFIKVAKAMVSQGLI; encoded by the coding sequence ATGACGGCGCAACTTGACGAGAAGGTGGAAGGAATCTACCAGGAAGTCCTGCAGCGAAACTCCGGGGAGACGGAGTTTCACCAGGCGGTGCGGGAGGTCCTCGAATCCCTCGGGCCGGTGCTCGTGAAGCACCCGGAGTTTCGGGAGCGCAAGATCATCGAGCGGATCTGCGAGCCGGAGCGCCAGATCATCTTCCGGGTCCCCTGGCAGGACGACCGGGGGCAGGTGCACATCAACCGCGGCTTCCGCGTCGAGTTCAACAGCGCTCTCGGCCCGTACAAAGGGGGACTCCGGTTCCACCCCTCGGTCTACCTGGGGATCATCAAGTTTCTCGGCTTCGAGCAGATCTTCAAGAACTCCCTCACGGGGATGCCGATCGGCGGCGGCAAGGGGGGCTCGGACTTCGATCCCAAGGGGAAGTCGGACGACGAGATCATGCGCTTCTGCCAGAGCTTCATGACCGAGCTCTACCGCCACATCGGCGAGCATACCGACGTGCCGGCAGGCGATATCGGCGTCGGCGGGCGGGAGATCGGCTACATGTTCGGCCAGTACAAGCGGATCACCAACCGCTGGGAAGCCGGGGTCCTGACCGGCAAGGGGCTCGACTACGGCGGCTCTCTGGTTCGCACCGAGGCCACCGGCTACGGCGCCACCTTCTTCGTGGACGAGATGCTGAAGGTCCGGGGCCAGTCGTTCGAGGGGAAGACCTGCCTCGTCTCCGGTTCGGGCAACGTGGCGATCTATACCATCGAGAAGATCCACGAGCTCGGCGGCACGGTGGTCGCCTGCTCCGACTCCAACGGCGTCATCCACGACGAAAAGGGGATCGATCTGGAGCTCGTCAAGCAGCTCAAGGAGGTGGAGCGGCGCCGCATCGGCGACTACGTCGAGTACCGCACGCACGCCCACTACCGCGCCGGCGGGAACATCTGGGCCATCCCGTGCCACGTCGCCATGCCGTCGGCCACCCAGAACGAGATCAACGGCAAGGATGCCGCCGCCCTGGTGAAACACGGCTGCATCGCCGTCGGCGAGGGGGCCAACATGCCGACCACGCCGGAGGGGGTGCGGGTCTTTCTGGAAGCGGGGATCGCCTACGGCCCCGGCAAGGCGGCCAATGCCGGCGGGGTCGCCACCTCGGCCCTGGAGATGCAGCAGAACGCCTGCCGCGACGCCTGGAGTTTCGAGTTCACCGAGAAACGCCTTGCCGAGATCATGAAGGGGATCCACGACCTCTGCTACGTCACGGCCGAAGAGTACGGCACGCCGGGGAATTACGTGAACGGCGCCAACATCGCCGGCTTCATCAAGGTGGCCAAGGCAATGGTGTCCCAGGGGCTGATTTAG
- a CDS encoding transporter substrate-binding domain-containing protein, whose amino-acid sequence MLAGAIFGAVSAPAAPEPPDRHRTIIVGGDRDYPPYEFIDKNGQPAGYNVDLTRAIAEVMGMKVEFRLGAWAEMFSSLRDGRVDVLQGISWSEKRAKQIDFSPPHTIVYHAIFARRDSPPASSLEELRGKKVALHRDGIMHEYLAERGYGKDLVLTPTPAAALRLLAAGGCDYAVVAMVPGMYIIRENRLTNLVPVARSIAAQRYGYAVRQGDAELLARFSEGLAILKKTGQYEAIRAKWLGVLEPQPIRWQEVAKYAAVVVVPLLLILGGTVLWTRVLRRQVAQRTESLSRALEEVQLNQQQLLQADKMAALGILVSGVAHEINNPTGLILLDVPILRKIYGDTAPILEERYREEGDFTLGGLRYSRVREEVPRLLEEMQDGARRIKRIVEDLKDFARRDDVGGKEQVALNGVAQAAVRLVDASLRKATTRFTARYAPELPPVWGNAQRIEQVVVNLILNACQALPDPERGVELETSLDPEEGRVILRVRDEGSGITPENLTRLTDPFFTTKRESGGTGLGLSVSAGIVKEHGGSLSFESTPGEGTTVTLSLPVAV is encoded by the coding sequence GTGCTCGCCGGCGCGATCTTCGGGGCCGTTTCCGCCCCGGCGGCGCCGGAGCCCCCCGACCGGCACCGGACGATCATCGTCGGCGGCGACCGCGACTATCCTCCCTACGAGTTCATCGACAAAAACGGCCAGCCCGCCGGCTACAACGTGGATCTGACCCGGGCCATCGCCGAGGTCATGGGGATGAAGGTGGAGTTTCGCCTCGGGGCCTGGGCGGAGATGTTCTCCTCCCTCAGGGACGGCCGGGTCGATGTGCTCCAGGGGATCTCCTGGTCCGAGAAGCGGGCGAAACAGATCGACTTCTCCCCACCTCACACCATTGTCTACCACGCCATCTTCGCCCGGCGCGACTCGCCGCCGGCCAGCTCCCTGGAGGAGCTGCGGGGGAAGAAGGTGGCGCTCCACCGCGACGGGATCATGCACGAATACCTGGCGGAGCGGGGGTACGGGAAGGACCTGGTACTGACCCCCACCCCGGCCGCCGCCCTCCGCCTCCTGGCCGCGGGGGGGTGCGACTACGCGGTGGTGGCCATGGTGCCGGGGATGTACATCATCCGGGAGAACCGCCTTACGAACCTCGTTCCGGTGGCCCGGAGCATCGCGGCCCAGCGATACGGCTATGCGGTGCGGCAGGGGGATGCGGAGCTCCTGGCCCGCTTCAGCGAGGGGCTCGCCATCCTCAAGAAGACCGGCCAGTACGAGGCGATCCGCGCCAAGTGGCTCGGGGTGCTGGAGCCCCAGCCGATCCGGTGGCAGGAGGTGGCCAAGTACGCGGCGGTGGTGGTGGTCCCGCTCCTGCTCATCCTCGGCGGCACGGTGCTCTGGACCCGTGTGCTGCGCCGGCAGGTGGCCCAGCGGACCGAATCCCTCTCCCGGGCCCTGGAGGAGGTGCAGCTCAATCAGCAGCAACTCCTCCAGGCCGACAAGATGGCGGCCCTCGGCATCCTGGTCTCCGGCGTCGCCCACGAGATCAACAACCCCACGGGGCTCATCCTCCTCGATGTCCCGATCCTGCGCAAGATCTACGGCGACACGGCCCCCATCCTGGAAGAGCGCTACCGGGAGGAGGGGGATTTCACCCTCGGCGGGCTGCGGTACTCCCGGGTGCGGGAGGAGGTGCCGCGGCTCCTGGAGGAGATGCAGGACGGCGCCAGGCGGATCAAGCGGATCGTGGAGGATCTGAAGGATTTCGCCCGGCGCGACGACGTGGGGGGGAAGGAGCAGGTGGCGCTGAACGGCGTGGCCCAGGCGGCGGTGCGGCTGGTGGACGCCTCCCTGCGCAAGGCGACGACCCGCTTCACGGCCCGCTACGCGCCGGAGTTGCCACCGGTGTGGGGGAACGCCCAGCGGATCGAGCAGGTGGTGGTGAACCTGATCCTCAACGCCTGCCAGGCACTGCCGGACCCGGAGCGGGGGGTTGAGCTGGAGACCTCCCTCGACCCGGAAGAGGGGCGGGTGATCCTGCGGGTGCGGGACGAGGGGAGCGGCATCACGCCGGAGAACCTCACCCGCCTCACCGACCCCTTCTTCACCACCAAGCGGGAGAGCGGCGGCACCGGCCTCGGGCTTTCGGTCTCCGCCGGTATCGTCAAGGAGCACGGGGGGAGCCTCTCCTTCGAGTCGACGCCGGGTGAGGGGACCACGGTTACGCTTTCTTTGCCGGTTGCTGTCTGA
- a CDS encoding Slp family lipoprotein, with product MRRMVVAAIAALVLGSGGEARCFSTEALKLVDETITFVELSAHPENYRDRYVLLGGAIVRHETVAGGSRLEVAELPLDSRRKPDDSFSAGGHFVAASRDILPSARYRPGTLVTVIGRVTGTAPVAVDEEEYSAPVVAIREMRTWVEYGADRGYGDSDAAEVYDYRPLYRSYYYYPYDPYYPYYYPYYYPYYYSPYYYPRYGSSFYFRFDSGRRRSFSPAPGFRDGVRRFDGQHRPGPFRRR from the coding sequence ATGCGACGGATGGTTGTGGCGGCGATTGCGGCGCTGGTCCTCGGAAGCGGCGGGGAGGCGCGCTGCTTCAGCACCGAGGCGCTGAAGCTGGTGGACGAGACGATTACGTTTGTGGAGCTCTCTGCCCATCCGGAGAACTACCGCGACCGGTATGTGCTGCTCGGGGGGGCCATCGTGCGCCATGAAACGGTTGCCGGCGGGTCGCGGCTGGAGGTGGCGGAACTCCCCCTGGACTCCCGGCGCAAGCCCGATGATTCGTTCAGCGCCGGCGGCCATTTCGTCGCCGCCAGCCGGGATATCCTCCCTTCGGCGCGCTATCGCCCCGGCACGCTGGTCACCGTGATCGGCAGGGTGACGGGGACGGCGCCGGTGGCGGTGGACGAGGAGGAGTACTCCGCCCCCGTCGTTGCCATCAGGGAGATGCGGACCTGGGTGGAATACGGCGCCGACCGGGGCTACGGCGACAGCGATGCGGCGGAGGTCTACGACTACCGCCCCCTCTACCGTTCCTACTACTATTACCCCTACGATCCCTACTACCCGTACTACTACCCCTACTATTATCCCTATTACTACTCACCGTACTACTATCCGCGGTACGGTTCCTCCTTCTACTTCCGGTTCGATTCGGGGCGCCGGCGCTCTTTCTCCCCCGCTCCGGGATTCCGCGACGGGGTCAGGAGGTTCGACGGCCAGCACCGGCCCGGGCCGTTCCGGCGCCGCTGA
- a CDS encoding sigma-54-dependent transcriptional regulator, whose protein sequence is MTETRYPAFGILLVDDEPAWLRSLSLTLEASAGITNTILCQESREVMGILDGGGIGLVLLDLTMPHLSGEELLRQIAEHHPEVAVIVISGLNQVETAVRCMKLGAFDYFVKTDEEDRLIGGVLRAVRMLELQRENREMSTRLVTGGLRHPEAFAGIVTGDRAMLALFAYIEAVATSPQPLLITGESGVGKELLARAAHTLSGCKGELVAVNVAGLDDTVFADTLFGHVRGAFTGAETVRRGMVEEAANGTLFLDEIGDLGIPSQVKLLRLLQEGEYFPLGSDQPRRLRARIIVATHRNLAVREAAGEFRRDLYFRLRTHQVHVPPLRERKGDISLLLDHFLAEAARTLGKKKPTPPPGLAQLLATYGFPGNVRELKAMIFDAVSVHRDRMLSMEIFVRAIGSAEGPASAPPPALNPFGGFEKLPTFTDAAEFLVEEALNRAGGNQTLAARLLGISQPALSKRLKMMRK, encoded by the coding sequence ATGACCGAAACCCGCTACCCTGCCTTCGGCATCCTCCTGGTGGACGACGAGCCGGCCTGGCTCCGTTCTCTCTCCCTGACGCTGGAGGCGTCGGCCGGCATCACCAACACCATCCTCTGCCAGGAGAGCCGCGAGGTGATGGGAATCCTGGACGGCGGCGGCATCGGGCTGGTGCTCCTGGACCTGACCATGCCGCACCTGTCGGGGGAGGAGCTTCTGCGGCAGATTGCCGAGCACCATCCGGAGGTGGCGGTCATCGTCATCAGCGGGCTGAATCAGGTGGAGACCGCGGTCCGCTGCATGAAGCTCGGGGCCTTCGACTATTTCGTCAAGACCGATGAGGAGGACCGGCTCATCGGTGGCGTGCTCCGGGCGGTCAGGATGCTGGAGCTGCAGCGGGAGAACCGGGAGATGTCGACCCGTCTCGTCACCGGTGGGCTGAGGCACCCGGAGGCCTTTGCCGGCATCGTCACCGGCGATCGGGCCATGCTGGCGCTCTTCGCCTATATCGAGGCGGTGGCCACGAGTCCCCAGCCCCTCCTCATCACCGGCGAGAGCGGGGTGGGGAAGGAGTTGCTGGCCCGGGCCGCCCACACCCTGAGCGGCTGCAAGGGGGAGCTGGTGGCGGTGAACGTGGCCGGGCTGGACGACACGGTCTTTGCCGACACCCTCTTCGGCCACGTGCGCGGCGCCTTCACCGGCGCCGAGACGGTGCGGCGCGGCATGGTGGAGGAAGCGGCCAACGGCACCCTCTTTCTGGACGAGATCGGCGACCTCGGCATCCCCTCCCAGGTGAAGCTCCTGCGGCTCCTCCAGGAGGGGGAGTACTTTCCCCTGGGGAGCGACCAGCCCCGGCGCCTCCGGGCGCGGATCATCGTCGCCACCCACCGCAACCTCGCGGTGCGGGAGGCGGCGGGGGAGTTCCGGCGCGACCTCTACTTCCGGCTCCGGACCCACCAGGTCCATGTCCCGCCGCTCAGGGAGCGGAAGGGGGATATCTCGCTCCTCCTGGACCATTTCCTGGCCGAGGCGGCCCGCACCCTGGGGAAGAAGAAGCCGACCCCGCCGCCGGGGCTCGCGCAGCTTCTGGCCACCTATGGCTTCCCGGGAAACGTGCGGGAGCTGAAGGCGATGATCTTCGACGCGGTCAGCGTCCACCGGGACCGGATGCTCTCCATGGAGATCTTCGTCAGGGCCATCGGCAGTGCGGAAGGGCCCGCCAGCGCCCCCCCGCCGGCACTGAATCCCTTTGGCGGCTTCGAGAAGCTCCCCACCTTCACCGACGCCGCGGAATTCCTCGTGGAAGAGGCCCTCAACCGCGCCGGCGGCAACCAGACCCTCGCCGCGCGGCTCCTCGGCATCTCTCAACCCGCCCTTTCCAAGCGGCTCAAGATGATGCGGAAATGA
- a CDS encoding response regulator transcription factor, whose amino-acid sequence MNAAARRGDESPPPAFQGEAEGMMSVAGNGESAAGHILLVECDRERRKSLGFVLRLAGFRVTPVRTPFEALDWAVKRQGTPERFTALVVGSLTSPGDATWLAAELAGAGVALPVVLVAEGADVAPWGEGVVACRPEEVAVRLESAFGG is encoded by the coding sequence GTGAACGCTGCAGCGCGGAGGGGGGACGAGAGCCCCCCTCCGGCGTTTCAGGGAGAGGCGGAAGGGATGATGAGCGTTGCCGGGAACGGGGAGAGTGCCGCGGGACATATTCTGCTGGTGGAGTGCGACCGGGAGAGGCGGAAAAGCCTCGGTTTCGTGCTGAGGCTTGCCGGCTTCCGGGTGACCCCGGTGCGGACGCCGTTCGAGGCCCTCGACTGGGCGGTGAAGCGGCAGGGAACGCCGGAACGGTTCACCGCCCTGGTGGTCGGGTCACTGACCTCTCCCGGCGATGCCACCTGGCTGGCGGCGGAGCTTGCCGGCGCCGGGGTGGCGCTGCCGGTCGTCCTGGTGGCCGAGGGGGCGGATGTGGCGCCGTGGGGAGAGGGGGTCGTTGCCTGCCGGCCTGAGGAGGTTGCCGTCCGGCTTGAGTCAGCGTTCGGCGGTTGA
- a CDS encoding FmdB family zinc ribbon protein, whose amino-acid sequence MPVYEFYCRDCHTIFNFLSRRVNTDRHPSCPRCGRPDLERQVSHFAISRGQSEEPAEGVPDLDGEKLEKAMMGLAGEMEGMDENDPRAMARLMRRLQETTGMNLGTGFEEALRRLEAGEDPEKIEEQMGELFDEETLFTKEGIHGLKRKYTPPAHDDTLYTL is encoded by the coding sequence ATGCCCGTCTACGAGTTTTACTGCCGCGACTGCCACACGATCTTCAACTTCCTCTCCCGCCGGGTGAATACCGACCGGCACCCCTCCTGCCCCCGCTGCGGCCGCCCCGACCTGGAGCGGCAGGTGTCGCACTTCGCCATCTCCAGGGGACAAAGCGAAGAGCCGGCAGAGGGGGTGCCCGACCTGGACGGGGAGAAGCTGGAGAAGGCGATGATGGGGCTTGCGGGCGAGATGGAAGGAATGGACGAAAACGACCCTCGGGCCATGGCGAGACTGATGCGCCGGCTCCAGGAGACGACGGGGATGAACCTCGGCACCGGCTTCGAAGAGGCGCTGCGCCGTCTCGAAGCCGGCGAGGATCCCGAGAAGATCGAGGAACAGATGGGAGAGCTCTTCGACGAGGAAACCCTTTTCACGAAGGAGGGGATCCACGGGCTGAAGCGAAAGTACACCCCTCCCGCCCACGACGACACCCTTTACACGCTCTGA
- a CDS encoding DUF2784 domain-containing protein has translation MVFSLAADLVVLVHGLFVLFVVAGGVAVIRWPRLAWLHLPAVVWGGVIELGGGVCPLTFLEVRFRRLAGEAGYAGSFIEHYLVPVIYPAGLTRGGQLLLGILALVWNGVVYGVALRRRRKKGRD, from the coding sequence ATGGTGTTCTCTCTGGCGGCCGATCTGGTGGTGCTCGTTCATGGGCTCTTCGTGCTCTTCGTGGTGGCGGGGGGCGTGGCTGTCATTCGATGGCCGCGGCTGGCGTGGCTCCACCTGCCGGCGGTCGTATGGGGAGGGGTGATCGAGCTGGGGGGCGGCGTCTGCCCCCTCACCTTCCTGGAGGTCCGCTTCCGCCGCCTGGCGGGGGAGGCCGGGTACGCCGGCAGCTTCATCGAGCACTACCTGGTGCCGGTGATCTATCCCGCCGGCCTGACCCGGGGCGGCCAGCTCCTGCTCGGCATCCTGGCGCTGGTCTGGAACGGGGTAGTGTACGGGGTGGCGCTGCGCCGACGGCGCAAGAAGGGGAGGGACTAG
- a CDS encoding DUF4350 domain-containing protein produces the protein MKKFRTRLFSGLMAAVAALLSAVAVSWGAEPQLLVDQGHGQRFVIEEEGELQLSRFAAILREEGTRVGSTRERLTDASLAKVDGLVISGPFAEVEAAEVEAVVRFLERGGRVALMLHVGQPLAGLIHRVGGDFSNAVLHERENVIGGDDLTFRVRDLASHPLFNGVEQFGLYGVWALDGLKPLARTSPTAWVDLNGDGKLSAGDATGSFTVVAEGSVGAGRILIFGDDAIFQNKFLDPDNGRLARNLARWLAGR, from the coding sequence ATGAAAAAGTTTCGCACTCGTCTGTTCTCCGGCCTCATGGCGGCAGTTGCCGCCCTGCTGTCGGCCGTGGCCGTCTCCTGGGGGGCGGAGCCGCAGCTTCTCGTGGATCAGGGTCATGGCCAACGCTTCGTCATCGAGGAGGAGGGTGAACTACAACTCTCGCGATTTGCCGCCATTCTGAGGGAGGAGGGGACGCGGGTCGGGTCGACGCGGGAGCGCCTGACCGACGCATCCCTGGCAAAGGTCGACGGGCTCGTCATCTCCGGTCCCTTTGCAGAGGTGGAGGCGGCGGAGGTGGAGGCGGTGGTCCGCTTCCTGGAGCGGGGCGGGCGGGTGGCGCTCATGCTTCATGTCGGCCAGCCGCTGGCCGGCCTCATCCATCGGGTGGGTGGAGACTTCTCCAATGCGGTGCTCCACGAACGGGAGAACGTCATCGGGGGAGACGACCTGACGTTCAGGGTGCGGGACCTGGCGTCCCATCCCCTCTTCAACGGCGTCGAGCAGTTCGGTCTCTATGGCGTGTGGGCCCTCGACGGGTTGAAGCCCCTTGCCCGCACGAGCCCCACGGCGTGGGTAGACCTCAACGGCGACGGGAAGCTGTCTGCCGGCGATGCGACGGGGAGTTTCACCGTGGTGGCGGAGGGGAGCGTCGGCGCGGGGCGGATCCTCATCTTCGGCGACGACGCCATCTTCCAGAACAAGTTTCTCGATCCGGACAACGGCCGCTTGGCGCGGAACCTGGCCCGCTGGCTGGCGGGGCGTTAG